One stretch of Acropora muricata isolate sample 2 chromosome 12, ASM3666990v1, whole genome shotgun sequence DNA includes these proteins:
- the LOC136892097 gene encoding MAM domain-containing glycosylphosphatidylinositol anchor protein 1-like isoform X1, with translation MECYFAFFLFAAVLSIQDSKGFKIDPPYRKVVARQGSDVTLECSTSYVHIHPYDSVIKWTKEGKNIEDNAKTRIQYELPDGRNGFSLNLKNVSTQDAGEYECMVTIYSGAQQKEMKATRELQIFQKVLNIKASQTNVTIVEGSTTTLQCQLKYSEAINVSIFWLFDGKQIKARPLHKGNDQDLITINETLLSLKLTRATRKQGGIYTCGALSAGLRRSLNISVNVTDAEGPELEIKGEAVQNFLKGNTASLSCDAVFPEASFVDTFWTFNGDRIASNERRRKYDNPHSPGSTLSLIIYDMGLSDTGIYACNLNTSHGMAQKNFSIFVKPKVLNVTASQTKVTIVEGSTTTLQCQLKYSKAINVSIFWLFEGKQIKARPFHKGNNQNSIATHATLLQLKLIRVTRKQSGIYTCGALSAGLGSALNISVNVTDAEGPELARIGKAVQVFEKGNTASLSCNAVFPPAYFVDTFWTFNGGRIASNERRRKYDKDNPYSPGSTLSLTIYGLRLNDTGVYACNLNTSHGMAQKNFSIFVKPKYTTEDTRSATLSGDSERTTLFISLGLLVALLTTVMAIAYLKLRSRRPILRRLPRFCLDNPQTTSRASVTFTSVAHE, from the exons ATGGAATGCTATTTTGCATTCTTCCTGTTTGCAGCTGTGCTTTCGATACAAG ATTCAAAAGGTTTTAAAATTGATCCACCGTATAGAAAAGTAGTAGCAAGACAAGGCTCTGACGTCACTCTAGAGTGTAGTACCAGCTACGTACATATACATCCGTACGACTCTGTGATAAAGTGGACCAAAGAGGGCAAGAACATCGAGGACAACGCGAAAACAAGAATACAATACGAACTCCCAGACGGAAGAAATGGTTTTTCTTTGAACTTAAAGAACGTTTCTACGCAAGATGCGGGAGAATATGAATGCATGGTTACTATATACTCAGGCGCCCagcaaaaagaaatgaaagctaCGCGAGAGTTGCAGATATTTCAGAAAG TTTTGAACATAAAGGCTTCGCAAACAAACGTCACCATCGTCGAAGGATCTACGACAACATTGCAATGCCAGCTGAAATATTCAGAAGCAATAAACGTTTCCATCTTCTGGCTCTTTGatggaaaacaaataaaagctcGACCACTTCACAAAGGGAATGACCAAGACTTAATTACCATAAACGAAACTCTCCTGTCACTGAAACTAACGCGAGCAACACGTAAACAAGGTGGCATTTACACGTGCGGGGCACTGTCTGCAGGTTTACGAAGATCACTAAATATTTCAGTTAACGTCACCGACGCAGAGGGTCCGGAACTAGAAATAAAAGGGGAAGCCGTTCAAAATTTCTTAAAAGGAAACACTGCTTCGTTGAGTTGCGATGCTGTTTTCCCGGAAGCATCTTTCGTGGACACATTTTGGACCTTTAACGGAGATCGAATCGCCAGCAATGAAAGAAGACGGAAATACGACAACCCACATAGTCCAGGAAGCACACTAAGTTTGATAATCTATGATATGGGATTAAGTGACACCGGGATATACGCCTGTAATCTGAACACATCACATGGAATGGCGCAGAAAAACTTCAGCATTTTTGTGAAACCTAAAG TTTTGAACGTAACAGCATCGCAAACAAAGGTCACCATCGTCGAAGGATCTACGACAACATTGCAATGTCAGCTGAAATATTCAAAAGCAATAAACGTTTCCATCTTCTGGCtctttgaaggaaaacaaataaaagctcGACCATTTCACAAAGGAAATAATCAAAACTCAATTGCCACACATGCAACTCTCCTGCAATTGAAACTAATACGAGTGACTCGCAAACAAAGTGGCATTTACACGTGCGGAGCGCTGTCTGCAGGCCTAGGGAGCGCACTAAATATTTCAGTTAACGTCACCGACGCAGAGGGACCGGAACTAGCAAGAATAGGGAAAGCCGTTCAAGTTTTCGAAAAAGGAAACACTGCTTCGTTGAGTTGCAATGCTGTCTTCCCGCCAGCCTATTTCGTGGACACATTTTGGACCTTTAACGGAGGTCGAATCGCCAGCAATGAAAGAAGACGGAAATACGACAAAGACAACCCATATAGTCCAGGAAGCACACTAAGTTTGACAATATATGGTTTGAGGTTAAATGACACCGGGGTATACGCTTGTAATCTGAACACATCACATGGAATGGCGCAGAAAAACTTCAGCATTTTTGTGAAACCTAAAT ATACGACAGAGGACACGAGATCAGCCACGCTTAGCGGCGACAGTGAAAGGACAACACTGTTTATTAGTCTTGGTCTTTTAGTCGCGTTACTAACGACAGTCATGGCTATAGCCTACTTGAAGCTCAGGTCAAGGCGACCAATATTGCGCCGGCTACCTAG GTTTTGTCTCGACAATCCCCAGACCACATCGAGAGCAAGTGTCACTTTCACGTCAGTTGCTCACGAGTAA
- the LOC136892097 gene encoding MAM domain-containing glycosylphosphatidylinositol anchor protein 1-like isoform X2 yields the protein MECYFAFFLFAAVLSIQDSKGFKIDPPYRKVVARQGSDVTLECSTSYVHIHPYDSVIKWTKEGKNIEDNAKTRIQYELPDGRNGFSLNLKNVSTQDAGEYECMVTIYSGAQQKEMKATRELQIFQKVLNIKASQTNVTIVEGSTTTLQCQLKYSEAINVSIFWLFDGKQIKARPLHKGNDQDLITINETLLSLKLTRATRKQGGIYTCGALSAGLRRSLNISVNVTDAEGPELEIKGEAVQNFLKGNTASLSCDAVFPEASFVDTFWTFNGDRIASNERRRKYDNPHSPGSTLSLIIYDMGLSDTGIYACNLNTSHGMAQKNFSIFVKPKVLNVTASQTKVTIVEGSTTTLQCQLKYSKAINVSIFWLFEGKQIKARPFHKGNNQNSIATHATLLQLKLIRVTRKQSGIYTCGALSAGLGSALNISVNVTDAEGPELARIGKAVQVFEKGNTASLSCNAVFPPAYFVDTFWTFNGGRIASNERRRKYDKDNPYSPGSTLSLTIYGLRLNDTGVYACNLNTSHGMAQKNFSIFVQTIDTTEDTRSATLSGDSERTTLFISLGLLVALLTTVMAIAYLKLRSRRPILRRLPRFCLDNPQTTSRASVTFTSVAHE from the exons ATGGAATGCTATTTTGCATTCTTCCTGTTTGCAGCTGTGCTTTCGATACAAG ATTCAAAAGGTTTTAAAATTGATCCACCGTATAGAAAAGTAGTAGCAAGACAAGGCTCTGACGTCACTCTAGAGTGTAGTACCAGCTACGTACATATACATCCGTACGACTCTGTGATAAAGTGGACCAAAGAGGGCAAGAACATCGAGGACAACGCGAAAACAAGAATACAATACGAACTCCCAGACGGAAGAAATGGTTTTTCTTTGAACTTAAAGAACGTTTCTACGCAAGATGCGGGAGAATATGAATGCATGGTTACTATATACTCAGGCGCCCagcaaaaagaaatgaaagctaCGCGAGAGTTGCAGATATTTCAGAAAG TTTTGAACATAAAGGCTTCGCAAACAAACGTCACCATCGTCGAAGGATCTACGACAACATTGCAATGCCAGCTGAAATATTCAGAAGCAATAAACGTTTCCATCTTCTGGCTCTTTGatggaaaacaaataaaagctcGACCACTTCACAAAGGGAATGACCAAGACTTAATTACCATAAACGAAACTCTCCTGTCACTGAAACTAACGCGAGCAACACGTAAACAAGGTGGCATTTACACGTGCGGGGCACTGTCTGCAGGTTTACGAAGATCACTAAATATTTCAGTTAACGTCACCGACGCAGAGGGTCCGGAACTAGAAATAAAAGGGGAAGCCGTTCAAAATTTCTTAAAAGGAAACACTGCTTCGTTGAGTTGCGATGCTGTTTTCCCGGAAGCATCTTTCGTGGACACATTTTGGACCTTTAACGGAGATCGAATCGCCAGCAATGAAAGAAGACGGAAATACGACAACCCACATAGTCCAGGAAGCACACTAAGTTTGATAATCTATGATATGGGATTAAGTGACACCGGGATATACGCCTGTAATCTGAACACATCACATGGAATGGCGCAGAAAAACTTCAGCATTTTTGTGAAACCTAAAG TTTTGAACGTAACAGCATCGCAAACAAAGGTCACCATCGTCGAAGGATCTACGACAACATTGCAATGTCAGCTGAAATATTCAAAAGCAATAAACGTTTCCATCTTCTGGCtctttgaaggaaaacaaataaaagctcGACCATTTCACAAAGGAAATAATCAAAACTCAATTGCCACACATGCAACTCTCCTGCAATTGAAACTAATACGAGTGACTCGCAAACAAAGTGGCATTTACACGTGCGGAGCGCTGTCTGCAGGCCTAGGGAGCGCACTAAATATTTCAGTTAACGTCACCGACGCAGAGGGACCGGAACTAGCAAGAATAGGGAAAGCCGTTCAAGTTTTCGAAAAAGGAAACACTGCTTCGTTGAGTTGCAATGCTGTCTTCCCGCCAGCCTATTTCGTGGACACATTTTGGACCTTTAACGGAGGTCGAATCGCCAGCAATGAAAGAAGACGGAAATACGACAAAGACAACCCATATAGTCCAGGAAGCACACTAAGTTTGACAATATATGGTTTGAGGTTAAATGACACCGGGGTATACGCTTGTAATCTGAACACATCACATGGAATGGCGCAGAAAAACT TCAGCATTTTTGTGCAAACTATAG ATACGACAGAGGACACGAGATCAGCCACGCTTAGCGGCGACAGTGAAAGGACAACACTGTTTATTAGTCTTGGTCTTTTAGTCGCGTTACTAACGACAGTCATGGCTATAGCCTACTTGAAGCTCAGGTCAAGGCGACCAATATTGCGCCGGCTACCTAG GTTTTGTCTCGACAATCCCCAGACCACATCGAGAGCAAGTGTCACTTTCACGTCAGTTGCTCACGAGTAA
- the LOC136893140 gene encoding uncharacterized protein, which translates to MEKPYVLTTIVAVLFGYAFSYPCQEKQSQTGTRYAIKSFSSGKYLKVHGDVASDTLSVSFTGHFNACDTRILFYRERIPEATRYSAYSSAAFPCHYLAVDKRKLVLSTQSPGRIESKCHLMLSRVNVSYNFDEWTLYHAVNFRDSNSTFIRSSKSGKITLRKRWKFDCGAWLSFINASIPSCSS; encoded by the exons ATGGAGAAACCATACGTTTTAACAACG ATTGTAGCCGTTTTGTTCGGATACGCTTTTTCTTACCCTTGTCAAGAAAAACAATCACAGACGGGGACTAGATACGCCATTAAATCATTTAGCTCTGGAAAGTATCTCAAAGTTCATGGAGATGTTGCGTCTGACACGCTCAGTGTTTCTTTCACTGGACATTTTAATGCCTGCGACACGCGTATCC TCTTTTATCGAGAAAGGATTCCAGAAGCTACTCGGTACTCAGCATACAGCTCAGCCGCTTTTCCTTGCCACTATCTCGCTGTTGACAAGAGAAAATTG GTTTTATCTACACAATCTCCAGGCCGTATTGAGAGCAAGTGCCACTTAATGCTCAGTCGAGTAAATGTGTCGTACAATTTTGACGAATGGACGTTATATCATGCAGTAAATTTCCGCGATTCCAACTCGACGTTCATTCGGAGCAGCAAATCAGGAAAGATTACTTTGCGAAAAAGATGGAAATTCGACTGCGGAGCTTGGCTGTCCTTTATTAACGCCAGCATTCCTTCATGTTCATCTTAG